The genome window TGGGAAAATCAGGGATTGCTTCAGCAAAACTTCTACAGCGTGAAGGTTGGCAAGTAACGGTAAGCGATCGCGGCAATTCTGAGGAGTTGCAACAACAACGCCAATTGCTTCTGAGTGCAGGAATTGCGGTCGAGTTGGGAGATAGCTTTAATCCGGAGGTGGCCGCTCCTGAATTAGTGGTGGTTAGTCCTGGGGTGCCTTGGGATGTGCCTGGATTAGTGCGGGCGCGAGAGCTAGGAATTGACACCATTGGCGAGATTGAGCTGGCCTGGCGATATTTGCAAAAGCAGCATTGGGTTTGTGTCACGGGCACCAATGGTAAAACGACGACGACGGCTCTGATTGCGGCTATTTTTCAAGCGGCTGGGTTTGATGCGCCTGCGTTTGGCAATATTGGCTATGCGGCCTGTGAGGTGGCACTTGCTGATCCGCAGCCTGATTGGGCGATCGCGGAATTGAGCAGTTATCAAATCGAGTCTTCTCCTGGGGTGGCTCCTCGGATTGGCGTTTGGACGACCTTCACCCCGGATCACTTAGCGCGTCACAAGACTCTGGAAAACTACTACAACATCAAAGCTCACTTGCTACGTCAGTCTCAGCATCAAGTGTTTAACGGAGACGATCCTTTTCTGAGACAGATTGGGCCTAGCCAGTGGCCCAATGCGGGTTGGACAAGTGTGACCGGAAAGGCTGGCTTGATTGGCGATCCAGCTCTAGGCACCTATATTGAGGATGGTTGGGTGATTGCTCAAGGAGAAGCGATCCTCCCGGCGAATACCCTACGGATGCCTGGAAGTCACAATCAACAAAATCTCTTGCTAGCGGTGGCAGCGGCTCGGCTAGCAAAGATTAGCAAAGAGGCCATTACTCAGGCGATCGCAAATTTCCCTGGAGTTCCTCACCGTTTAGAACATATCTGCGATTGGCAAGGCATTGAGTTCATCAATGACAGTAAAGCCACCAACTATGATGCGGCAGAGGTCGGATTGGCTTCGGTGGAGAGCCCGGCGATTTTGATTGCAGGT of Trichocoleus sp. FACHB-46 contains these proteins:
- the murD gene encoding UDP-N-acetylmuramoyl-L-alanine--D-glutamate ligase codes for the protein MPNAYVIGLGKSGIASAKLLQREGWQVTVSDRGNSEELQQQRQLLLSAGIAVELGDSFNPEVAAPELVVVSPGVPWDVPGLVRARELGIDTIGEIELAWRYLQKQHWVCVTGTNGKTTTTALIAAIFQAAGFDAPAFGNIGYAACEVALADPQPDWAIAELSSYQIESSPGVAPRIGVWTTFTPDHLARHKTLENYYNIKAHLLRQSQHQVFNGDDPFLRQIGPSQWPNAGWTSVTGKAGLIGDPALGTYIEDGWVIAQGEAILPANTLRMPGSHNQQNLLLAVAAARLAKISKEAITQAIANFPGVPHRLEHICDWQGIEFINDSKATNYDAAEVGLASVESPAILIAGGEAKEGDDKGWLQVIHAKATAVLLIGNAAPTFAQRLKQVGYTQFEIVETMERAVISGAELAQKHQAKVVLLSPACASFDQYANFEQRGDHFRQLCKTFVAKHPTL